GCCGGACGCGAGCAGGTCGGGCGCTGGGAGCGTGCCTTCCGTACGCCATTTCTGTGACGTCTGGCGCTCGACGCTGAAGAGGGAGGCGATCTCGGCGTGCCCGAGCAGGTACGGGACCCGCGCTTGAGACATGCATACCTTCCCCACACCGACGTTCCTGCCGAGTGACCGCCAGATGGGCGCTCCTCACCAGGCTGTCCGCAGAGATCCTAGGCGTGCCGGCAGGCACCCCAGTGCATCAGGCCGGAGGCCGTGGACGGCGCCGCCCCGCAAGCACGTTGCCCGGGCGGGAGGCCGGCCTCGGTTCAAGGCCGGCGCGATCGCCACGGGGGGTTAGGACAACTCCTGTCCGTGGCGGATTTCCCATGTCCCGACGTCGGTGTAGAAGCGGCCGAAGTACCGAAGCCACGCCGCGATGGTCTCGGTGGTCCTTCTGGCCTGTTCGTCCGTCATGCCTGTCTGCTCCTGCAGCGCATGCTGCAACTCCACGTTGCTCAGGCGGTCTCCAGCCACGAGCGCCTGAAGAGCAGGGATTTCCCGCAGGCGGCCTTCGATCACGTCCGAGAACTCCGTCTCGGACAAGCCTGCGGGCATGCCGAGAAGCGCGAGGTCCCGGAGGATGGCCGTTTCGACAGACCGCCCGAACTGTGCTCTCCCGCAGTAGTACGGGTAGATAGCCTCCGGGCGCCGTGTCACCGGGTACCAGCCCTGCAGGGCTTCCTCTCGGGGCTGGTCGGAGGCGGTCGGACGGTGTTCCTTCAGTAGGTCGGCCTGCCTTCTCACCAGGTCGGCCATGTGGGGCGTCGCTTCGACCGCGCGGGCCTCGATCTCGGTGAGCACCCGGACGACTTCCGGATGGGCCGCGGGCGCCTCCACCAGGATCTCGATGTTGGCGTTGGGGACGCGCCCGGTGGCTTTCCCTGTCAGGTTGGCGGACCCGATCAGGCAGCGCTCGCCGGTGAGGTAGAGCTTGGCGTGCAAGCTCGGGCACAGTGTGATGCGCAGCCGCTTGTCCTCCTCGGCGAGCTCGATGATCTCGGGATCGGACACCCCTGCCGCCACCTCCTCAGGGACCCAGCGTGTGATGCACTCGATGTCCTCAGCGGTGGCTGGGAGGGCGGACAAGGTGGCCGCCAGAACCTCTCGCTTGATGAAGGGCGCCACGAGGGTCACCTGCCCGTGGGCGCCCGCCATCAGTTCTTCGATCTGCCGCCAGATGTGGCCGGGCTCGGTCACGCGCTGCCGGCCTTTCCGTCCACGAAGTCGCGGGCGTACCGGCCCCATTCGCGGCGCGCGTCCGCGATCCGCTCGCGGAGGTTGTCGGGGTAGGTCTCGTCCTCCATCCTGGCCCAGGAGAAGAGCAGCAGCTTGAAGGTCTCCGCGGCACGGTTGAGTCGGTTGCGCAGGTCGTTCGCGTCGGCGTCCTCGGGGATGTCTTCGAGGACTGCGATGAGCTGGGCGTGCAGCGGGTGTTTCTCGTTGAAGATCACCTGCAGCATGCCGGCCATGAGGTCGATGCTGAAGAAGGCGGAGGTGTCCTGGAAGCTAGAGATCCACCGCGCACGCAGATCCTTCTCCAGGGCCTCATCGACCATGGACTGGGCGGTGTCCTCGTCGAGGTGATGCCGCTGGGTGAGGGCCGCGACCTGTTCCTGCCGCTTGGCCTCGGTGGTCGTGCCCTCTTCCAGCTCGTCGGTCTTGCCGGTGTAGCCCTCCTCGCTGCGGCGCTTGACGGCATCCGTGGCCCTGGAGGCGGCGTCCTCGTCGTGCCGCTTCTTGCTCTTGCGG
The Streptomyces sp. NBC_01723 genome window above contains:
- a CDS encoding phospholipase D family protein, producing the protein MTEPGHIWRQIEELMAGAHGQVTLVAPFIKREVLAATLSALPATAEDIECITRWVPEEVAAGVSDPEIIELAEEDKRLRITLCPSLHAKLYLTGERCLIGSANLTGKATGRVPNANIEILVEAPAAHPEVVRVLTEIEARAVEATPHMADLVRRQADLLKEHRPTASDQPREEALQGWYPVTRRPEAIYPYYCGRAQFGRSVETAILRDLALLGMPAGLSETEFSDVIEGRLREIPALQALVAGDRLSNVELQHALQEQTGMTDEQARRTTETIAAWLRYFGRFYTDVGTWEIRHGQELS